Proteins encoded together in one Amblyomma americanum isolate KBUSLIRL-KWMA chromosome 1, ASM5285725v1, whole genome shotgun sequence window:
- the LOC144114296 gene encoding uncharacterized protein LOC144114296 isoform X2 codes for MTQRVCAASAAAGNAAAQWQQTTATGASIPKLRERLPTRRAHWTSVITVLSVMSHMYCCAKWCSTSGKSGEHLFRFPSDHRFSIWLKYANRLELLETPREKVYKTYRLCSKHFTRDCFTSDACTRLTHEAVPSVKVHEPRLRALVHPDFYEEGAAQGIESASPLQSTAAPVEVMLGHDYLPLPSTLGLGTIAGADSAVHDTDDPHSSRAPQLTDVQTTPPPPADEEVCLFI; via the exons atgacacaacgcgtctgcgccgccagcgccgccgcgggcaacgctgcagcgcagtggcagcagacgacagcgaccggcgcaagcataccgaaactacgcgagcgactgccgacgcgacgtgcgcactggaccagcgtgattaccgtcctcagcgtcatgtcgcatatgtattgttgcgcgaagtggtgcagcacatccggcaagagtggagaacatctcttcagatttccttctgaccacag attctccatttggctgaaatatgccaataggcttgaactcctggagacaccaagggaaaaggtctacaaaacatacaggctctgctcaaagcacttcacgagggattgcttcactagtgatgcctgcacaaggctcacgcatgaagcagtcccttccgtgaaggtgcatgagcctcgtctgagagccttggtgcacccgg atttctatgaagaaggtgcggcacaag gcattgaatccgcttcaccactacagtccactgctgcaccagtggaagtcatgcttggtcacg actacttgccgttgccatcaacacttgggctaggcacaattgctggtgcagattctgctgtccatgacacag ACGACCCACACTCTTCACGTGCCCCGCAGCTCACTGATGTGCAGACTACGCCCCCTCCCCCAGCTGACGAAGAAG tgtgtttatttatttga
- the eEF1gamma gene encoding elongation factor 1-gamma: MATGTLYTWKDNFRAHKILIAAKYSQFKLKVCCEAPDFVFGDTNCSQSFLEKFPLGKVPAFETSDGQAITESNAIAFYVSNDQLRGKNLLEQAQVIQFLTFADCEILPPACTWVFPCLGAIQYNKQATERAKEDVKKILSYLNAHLLLKTYLVGERITLADIAVFTALLPLYKLVLEPAFRGPYSNVNRWFDTLAHQPEFQAVLGEVELCQKMAQFDAALYAEVQGKAGKSAGASKKAEKKDAKPKDEPKSKAASAPEPDDDLEPALAEPPKKDPFEAFPKGTFNMDDFKRCYSNESETVSVPYFWEKFDKEHYSIWFCEYKYPEELTQVFMSCNLISGMFQRLDKMRKHAFASVILFGEDNNSSISGIWVWRGHELAFKLSEDWQVDYESYDWKKLDADTPETKKLVDEYFKWEGDFSGKKFNQGKIFK; the protein is encoded by the coding sequence ATGGCAACCGGTACCCTGTACACGTGGAAGGACAATTTCCGTGCCCACAAAATCCTTATCGCTGCCAAATACAGCCAGTTCAAGCTCAAAGTATGCTGCGAGGCTCCAGACTTCGTATTCGGCGACACCAACTGCTCTCAATCTTTCCTCGAAAAGTTCCCGCTTGGCAAGGTACCGGCTTTTGAGACTTCCGACGGTCAAGCGATCACCGAGAGCAATGCCATCGCCTTTTACGTCTCGAACGACCAGCTTCGGGGCAAGAACCTGCTCGAACAAGCGCAAGTTATCCAGTTTCTCACTTTTGCTGACTGCGAGATCCTGCCACCAGCTTGCACGTGGGTGTTTCCCTGCCTCGGGGCCATCCAGTACAACAAGCAGGCCACGGAGCGGGCGAAGGAAGACGTGAAGAAAATCTTGTCATACCTCAATGCTCACCTGCTGTTGAAGACCTACTTGGTCGGTGAGCGCATCACTCTCGCTGATATTGCAGTTTTTACTGCCCTCTTGCCCCTCTACAAGCTTGTCCTGGAACCTGCTTTCCGAGGTCCGTACTCAAATGTCAACCGATGGTTTGACACCCTTGCCCACCAGCCTGAGTTCCAGGCTGTGCTTGGGGAGGTTGAACTGTGTCAAAAAATGGCCCAGTTTGATGCAGCTCTCTACGCTGAGGTCCAAGGCAAGGCTGGAAAGAGCGCTGGCGCGTCCAAGAAGGCAGAAAAGAAAGACGCCAAGCCGAAAGACGAGCCCAAGTCCAAGGCGGCTTCTGCCCCAGAACCCGACGACGACTTGGAACCGGCGCTAGCTGAGCCCCCCAAGAAGGATCCTTTTGAAGCTTTCCCCAAGGGAACGTTCAACATGGACGACTTCAAGCGCTGCTACTCGAATGAGAGCGAGACGGTTTCAGTCCCATACTTCTGGGAGAAATTCGATAAGGAGCACTACAGCATCTGGTTCTGCGAGTACAAGTACCCAGAGGAATTGACCCAGGTATTCATGAGCTGCAACCTGATCTCTGGAATGTTCCAGCGCTTGGACAAGATGCGCAAGCACGCTTTTGCTAGTGTCATTCTTTTTGGCGAGGATAATAACAGCAGCATCTCTGGCATCTGGGTTTGGAGGGGACATGAGCTGGCTTTCAAGCTCTCTGAAGATTGGCAGGTTGACTACGAGTCGTATGACTGGAAGAAGCTGGATGCTGACACACCTGAGACAAAGAAGCTGGTCGACGAGTACTTCAAGTGGGAAGGCGACTTCAGCGGCAAGAAGTTCAATCAGGGCAAAATATTCAAATAA
- the LOC144114296 gene encoding uncharacterized protein LOC144114296 isoform X1 — protein MTQRVCAASAAAGNAAAQWQQTTATGASIPKLRERLPTRRAHWTSVITVLSVMSHMYCCAKWCSTSGKSGEHLFRFPSDHRFSIWLKYANRLELLETPREKVYKTYRLCSKHFTRDCFTSDACTRLTHEAVPSVKVHEPRLRALVHPDFYEEGAAQGIESASPLQSTAAPVEVMLGHDYLPLPSTLGLGTIAGADSAVHDTDDPHSSRAPQLTDVQTTPPPPADEEGAAQSTPIRVIASASWDSPDYAEAGPSGLSGAKESVRQPVMTPASGTPKSRRRKGAVVYTPRTKKRFEKLHSRSDRYRKALSRIRKRHDTRRVTQQEALNKLEPHLPQDLFELVKAQIRLCSFPKSKKHWSKQMKQFALNLFFHSPKAYRFLREMLHLPHVRTLRRWLADIPMTPGIIPGAMDAIESITKDWPLQDKACCLLFDEISLKKNLMYDQSKDIVIGFTDDGNTRTSRVANIALVMAVSGISRSWMQPVAFAASHNATSVLAMRKLLLDLIQQLQTKGLLVKAVICDQGSNNVSLSRMLIHSIHEPYFVVNNRKIYFMFDTPHLIKCTRNNLRRHKLTIGSEVVDWTHIETLYKKTRHIDRASKTPVEHLKSRLAKKLKEQHIYRMPFADMRVKYATQVFSESVSVALLTLIAIQELPVDAKFTAEVTERMDKLFDCLNSSALKKQDDKLRYAMTEGSEHHVFLESCIDWIAQWHFGGPLDKQPHTIKGWQITIKALLLLWTDLKADFDYTHLFTRRLQQDPLENFFAIVRQKHGCNETPNVYQFVAAVKHIWIGQLFKLSQGNCEVTTHAFLTNLESVSAVLSPSSTPSTSHSRQQGSGSSDLQASSQDAPDIVYENVVYHVAGTLVKSFLDQRTTECTCEGTLLAADGGSLHGRHQFFALLKENGVPEHLFQSIAATSEACLNYIKKLDSAFRKEISCCAHLSNVSRNLVERMPNQQAVFCSLGCKIKFLKLFCRTRLHWHLSFLNRSMTSKTKQSAPARKRRKLAG, from the exons atgacacaacgcgtctgcgccgccagcgccgccgcgggcaacgctgcagcgcagtggcagcagacgacagcgaccggcgcaagcataccgaaactacgcgagcgactgccgacgcgacgtgcgcactggaccagcgtgattaccgtcctcagcgtcatgtcgcatatgtattgttgcgcgaagtggtgcagcacatccggcaagagtggagaacatctcttcagatttccttctgaccacag attctccatttggctgaaatatgccaataggcttgaactcctggagacaccaagggaaaaggtctacaaaacatacaggctctgctcaaagcacttcacgagggattgcttcactagtgatgcctgcacaaggctcacgcatgaagcagtcccttccgtgaaggtgcatgagcctcgtctgagagccttggtgcacccgg atttctatgaagaaggtgcggcacaag gcattgaatccgcttcaccactacagtccactgctgcaccagtggaagtcatgcttggtcacg actacttgccgttgccatcaacacttgggctaggcacaattgctggtgcagattctgctgtccatgacacag ACGACCCACACTCTTCACGTGCCCCGCAGCTCACTGATGTGCAGACTACGCCCCCTCCCCCAGCTGACGAAGAAG gtgctgcccaaagcacacccatcagagtgattgcatcagcatcatgggactcacctgattatg ctgaagctggtcctagtggcctcagcggtgccaaagagagtgtcagacagccagtgatgacaccagcatcaggaacgcccaagagtcggcggaggaagggcgcagttgtgtacacccctcgcaccaaaaagcgcttcgagaagttgcattctcgaagcgacaggtaccgaaaggcactgagtcggattaggaaaaggcacgacacaaggcgagtaacgcagcaggaggctctcaacaagcttgaaccgcatttgccacaagacctttttgaattggttaaagctcaaatcaggctctgctcatttccgaaatccaaaaagcactggtcaaaacaaatgaaacaattcgctctcaatttgttctttcactctccaaaagcttatcgcttcctcagagaaatgctccatttgccacatgtgaggacgctaaggcgctggctggcagacatcccaatgacacctggtatcattccaggtgccatggatgcaatagaatcaattacaaaagattggccactacaagacaaagcatgctgtcttttattcgatgaaatatccttgaaaaaaaatttgatgtatgatcaatcaaaagatattgtaattggcttcacagatgatgggaatactaggacttctcgtgtggcaaacatagcccttgttatggcggtgtctggcatatcaagaagttggatgcagccagtagcctttgcagcgtcccacaatgcaacttcagttcttgcaatgcgcaagctgctattagatttaattcagcagcttcaaaccaaaggtcttctggtgaaagcggtcatttgtgatcaagggtcgaacaatgtgagtctgtcaagaatgctcatccattctatccatgaaccatattttgttgtcaacaaccgcaaaatatacttcatgtttgacaccccacacctaatcaaatgcacaagaaataatttgcgacgacataagctcaccattggctctgaggttgttgactggacacacatcgaaaccctttacaaaaaaactcgtcacattgatcgggcctccaaaacaccagttgagcatctcaaaagcagattggcaaaaaaactaaaagagcaacacatctacaggatgccctttgctgacatgagagtgaagtacgccacacaagtgttcagcgaatccgtatctgtggcactcctcactctcattgccattcaagagcttcctgttgatgcaaaatttacagcagaggtcacggaaaggatggataagctttttgactgcctgaacagttcggccctgaaaaagcaggacgacaagttgcggtacgcaatgacagaaggctcggaacatcatgtcttccttgagtcgtgcatagattggatcgcccaatggcattttggtggtcctctggacaagcaaccacacaccatcaaaggttggcagattacaatcaaagccttacttctgctgtggacagatctaaaggcagatttcgattacactcatcttttcactcgtcggttgcagcaggatccgttggaaaatttttttgcaatagttcgtcaaaaacatggctgcaatgagacacctaatgtgtaccaattcgtggctgctgtaaaacatatttggattggccaacttttcaaactttcgcaaggaaactgcgaagtgacaacacatgcgttcctcaccaacttggagagtgtttctgcagtattgtcaccaagcagcactccaagcacaagccacagcaggcagcaaggctcaggttcatctgacttgcaggcgtcttcacaagatgcccctgacatagtatacgaaaatgttgtgtaccatgtcgctggcactcttgtgaagagctttcttgaccagagaaccacagaatgcacatgtgagggaacactccttgcagcagacggtggctctctccatggacgacaccaattctttgcactactcaaggagaatggtgttcccgagcaccttttccagtcaattgccgcaacttctgaggcatgtctaaattatataaagaaattggattcggccttcagaaaagaaatctcttgctgtgctcatttgtccaatgtgtccaggaatcttgttgagaggatgcctaaccagcaagctgttttctgttcattaggctgcaaaattaaattccttaaattattctgccgcacaaggctgcattggcacctttcctttttaaacaggagcatgacgtcaaaaacaaaacagagtgctcccgccagaaagaggcgcaaattagccggctaa